A genomic segment from bacterium encodes:
- a CDS encoding alpha/beta hydrolase, whose product MIETGEAVIRARHGGSGPPLLLLHGHPQTHVMWHHLAPLLARDFTVVAADLRGYGDSSKPPTTPDHAPYSKRRMALDQIEVMRRLGFEQFFVAGHDRGGRVAYRMALDHPDRVRGLAVLDIVPTGEAYRRANMSFGLGYWHWFFLAQPYDLPERMIGADPDAYYLRQRDLFAPDALQDYTRCFHKRDTIHAMCEDYRAGATIDFSLDEADRGRRRIACPVLALWGRRGMLERWYDVLAIWRDWADDVRGRALDCGHFLPEEAPAETYKELHQFFAAE is encoded by the coding sequence ATGATCGAGACGGGGGAAGCGGTGATCCGCGCGCGGCACGGCGGCAGCGGCCCCCCACTGCTGCTCCTGCACGGCCATCCGCAGACACACGTGATGTGGCACCATCTCGCGCCGCTGCTGGCGCGGGATTTCACCGTGGTCGCCGCCGATCTACGCGGGTACGGCGACAGCAGCAAGCCACCGACGACACCGGACCACGCCCCGTATTCCAAGCGCCGGATGGCGCTCGACCAGATCGAGGTGATGCGCCGGCTCGGCTTCGAGCAGTTCTTCGTGGCCGGTCACGACCGCGGCGGGCGGGTCGCCTATCGGATGGCGCTCGATCATCCCGATCGCGTGCGCGGGCTCGCGGTGCTCGACATCGTGCCGACCGGGGAGGCCTACCGGCGCGCGAACATGTCGTTCGGCCTGGGATACTGGCACTGGTTCTTCCTGGCGCAGCCGTATGATCTACCGGAACGGATGATCGGCGCCGACCCGGACGCCTACTATCTGCGCCAGCGCGACCTCTTCGCGCCCGACGCGCTCCAGGACTACACGCGCTGCTTCCACAAGCGCGACACGATCCACGCGATGTGCGAGGACTATCGAGCCGGGGCGACGATCGACTTCTCGCTGGACGAGGCGGACCGCGGGAGACGACGCATCGCGTGTCCGGTGCTCGCCCTGTGGGGCCGGCGCGGCATGCTGGAGCGGTGGTACGACGTCTTGGCGATCTGGCGCGACTGGGCGGACGACGTGCGGGGTCGCGCGCTCGACTGCGGCCACTTCCTCCCTGAGGAAGCGCCGGCGGAAACCTACAAGGAACTGCACCAGTTCTTCGCCGCCGAGTAG
- a CDS encoding GIY-YIG nuclease family protein: MGPNTIPIPGGRPLRANLLPVMDRTPRRVTARYFAYLLRCGDGTFYAGYTIDLDRRLDAHRRGGARYTRGRGPWEFAAVWRCPTRRAALRLERLLKRVGRPRRLQLAQGAPLSALVPAAVGLGARRVILRGA; the protein is encoded by the coding sequence ATGGGCCCCAACACGATTCCTATACCAGGGGGGCGCCCGCTTCGCGCGAATCTCCTCCCGGTGATGGACCGCACGCCACGCCGCGTCACCGCACGGTACTTCGCCTACCTGCTTCGTTGCGGGGACGGGACGTTCTATGCCGGCTACACGATCGACCTGGACCGGCGTCTCGACGCGCACCGCCGGGGCGGTGCGCGGTACACGCGCGGGCGGGGTCCGTGGGAGTTCGCGGCGGTGTGGCGGTGTCCCACGCGGCGCGCGGCGCTGCGGCTCGAGCGGCTGCTCAAGCGCGTGGGCCGGCCGCGTCGACTGCAACTCGCGCAGGGCGCCCCCCTGTCGGCGTTGGTGCCAGCGGCGGTGGGTCTGGGCGCGCGCCGCGTCATCCTTCGGGGCGCCTGA
- a CDS encoding VWA domain-containing protein, which produces MAGPPSGSLPSLPNSPRPADAGGGAPLRHPRRVRPGNLAANVTLFGRRLRGRGLLVGPAEIGDALRALTSVNVGDREEVRLALRTVFASSTSDLSVFDEEFARFWSEPVVADAPAMPDADEGETSGPDAGPGGEERSELSVTDWSGEEGAPDDERSVPAYSPAEVRARKDFSAFSADDLAAISELIVLIARRIATRLSRRMRAARRGTLVDLRRTMRHSLQFGGDAVELLWRRRRIRKAKLVLLCDVSGSMDIYSRFLVQFVYALQDALGRVESFLFSTSLTRVTDALHRRDIRQALAEASRRVPDWSGGTKIGASLRMFNETYGRRVLDPRTIVVICSDGWDTGDLGILVDAMRALRARAGKVIWLNPLLGSPGYEPVTQGMSAALPYVDVFASAHNIRSLRDLERHLRGPRRYTGPRPAALARSLGGKPS; this is translated from the coding sequence ATGGCTGGACCTCCGAGCGGATCGCTTCCCTCGCTGCCCAACTCCCCAAGGCCCGCTGACGCGGGCGGCGGTGCGCCGCTGCGGCATCCGCGGCGGGTCCGTCCCGGGAACCTGGCCGCGAACGTTACGCTCTTCGGCCGGCGGCTGCGCGGGCGGGGATTGCTCGTGGGACCGGCGGAGATCGGCGATGCCCTCCGAGCCTTGACCTCCGTGAACGTTGGCGATCGCGAAGAAGTGCGGCTGGCGCTCCGGACGGTCTTCGCGTCCTCCACCTCCGATCTCTCCGTCTTCGACGAGGAGTTCGCGCGGTTCTGGAGTGAGCCGGTCGTTGCGGACGCGCCTGCGATGCCGGACGCTGACGAGGGCGAGACGTCCGGCCCCGACGCCGGGCCCGGCGGCGAAGAGCGCTCAGAGTTGAGCGTGACCGACTGGTCGGGCGAGGAAGGGGCTCCCGACGACGAGCGGTCTGTGCCGGCGTACAGTCCGGCGGAGGTCCGGGCGCGCAAGGACTTCAGCGCGTTCTCCGCCGACGACCTTGCGGCGATCTCGGAACTGATCGTGTTGATCGCGCGGCGAATCGCGACGCGGCTGTCGCGGCGGATGCGGGCGGCGCGCCGGGGCACGCTCGTGGATTTGCGGCGGACCATGCGCCACAGCCTGCAGTTCGGCGGGGACGCGGTCGAGCTCTTGTGGCGGCGACGCCGGATCCGGAAGGCCAAGCTCGTGCTGCTGTGTGACGTCAGCGGTTCCATGGACATCTACAGCCGGTTTCTCGTGCAGTTCGTCTACGCGCTGCAGGACGCGCTCGGCCGGGTCGAGTCCTTCCTGTTCAGCACGTCGCTGACACGGGTCACCGACGCGCTCCACCGACGGGACATCAGGCAGGCGCTTGCGGAGGCGTCCCGGCGGGTGCCCGACTGGTCCGGCGGAACGAAGATCGGCGCAAGTCTGCGCATGTTCAACGAGACGTACGGGCGGCGGGTGCTCGATCCGCGTACGATCGTCGTGATCTGCAGCGACGGATGGGACACAGGCGATCTCGGAATTCTCGTGGATGCGATGCGCGCGCTCCGCGCCCGGGCGGGCAAGGTCATCTGGCTGAACCCCCTGCTCGGCAGTCCGGGGTACGAGCCCGTCACCCAGGGTATGAGCGCCGCGCTGCCCTATGTGGACGTGTTCGCGTCTGCGCACAACATTCGGAGTCTACGGGATTTGGAGCGACACCTGCGGGGGCCTCGCCGGTACACCGGCCCGCGGCCCGCCGCGCTGGCGAGGAGCCTCGGAGGAAAGCCGTCATGA
- a CDS encoding MoxR family ATPase has translation MVSASRPPVEFGGIPQILDILKSQGYIAGRDLATSVHLSVVLNKPLLIEGEAGVGKTEVAKVMARALDTDLIRLQCYEGLDVHTALYEWNYQRQMLRIKLEETNGRPVEEKEHVIFSEPFLLKRPLLQAITAERAPVLLIDEVDRADEEFEAFLLEVLSDFQVSIPEIGTIRARQIPYVVLTSNRTRELSDALRRRCLYLWIDYPTFEKELRIVHTKVPQINDDLANQICAFMQLVRTASLSKVPGVAETLDWSAALMALHRDHLDAQAVEETLGCLCKDQEDVVRVRAQYLGPILETINTIGTSGDGWTSERIASLAAQLPKAR, from the coding sequence ATGGTGTCTGCGTCTCGTCCACCTGTAGAGTTCGGCGGCATTCCCCAAATCTTGGATATTCTGAAGTCGCAAGGGTATATTGCGGGTCGAGACCTGGCCACGTCGGTGCACCTCAGCGTCGTGCTGAACAAACCCTTGCTCATCGAAGGAGAGGCCGGCGTCGGGAAGACCGAGGTCGCCAAGGTCATGGCGCGCGCGCTGGACACGGACCTGATCCGGCTGCAGTGCTACGAGGGGCTCGACGTTCACACCGCGCTCTACGAGTGGAACTACCAGCGGCAGATGCTGCGCATCAAGCTCGAGGAGACGAACGGGCGGCCGGTGGAGGAGAAGGAGCACGTCATCTTCAGCGAGCCGTTTCTCCTGAAGCGCCCGCTGTTGCAGGCGATCACGGCCGAGCGCGCGCCCGTGTTGTTGATCGACGAGGTGGACCGCGCGGACGAGGAGTTCGAGGCGTTTCTGCTCGAGGTCCTCTCGGACTTTCAGGTGAGCATCCCCGAGATCGGGACGATTCGGGCGCGACAGATTCCGTACGTGGTGCTCACCAGCAACCGCACGCGCGAGTTGAGCGACGCACTGCGCCGCCGTTGCCTGTACCTCTGGATCGACTACCCGACGTTCGAGAAAGAGTTGCGGATCGTCCACACGAAGGTGCCGCAGATCAACGACGATCTCGCGAACCAGATCTGCGCGTTCATGCAGCTCGTCCGGACTGCGTCGCTGTCGAAGGTCCCCGGCGTCGCCGAGACGCTCGACTGGAGCGCGGCGCTCATGGCGCTGCACCGCGATCACCTGGATGCTCAGGCGGTCGAGGAGACCCTCGGATGCCTCTGCAAGGACCAGGAGGACGTGGTGCGCGTTCGCGCGCAGTACCTCGGCCCGATCCTGGAAACGATCAACACGATAGGCACGAGCGGCGATGGCTGGACCTCCGAGCGGATCGCTTCCCTCGCTGCCCAACTCCCCAAGGCCCGCTGA
- the cutA gene encoding aerobic carbon-monoxide dehydrogenase large subunit: protein MSTRYFGARVTRNEDPALLTGRGLFVDDVRLPGMVHGAVLRSPHAHARLRRVDARRARTAPGVLAVFTHADLGTLGDPLPKLIPHPALTHQKTQHALAPDTVRYVGEPVAFVVAESRYAAEDACDLIEVDYTPLPAAATLEAAAAAGAPRVHDDMDSNICAHYTQRVGDVDAAFAQAAHRFRERFVIDRGASCPMETRGVVASWDARTRRLDIWDSTQAPIPIRNGLAQMLGLAEQDVRVVAPDVGGGFGPKIMMFYPEEILVPFAAMRLGRAVKWIEDRREHLVATNQEREQIHDAEIAVDSDGGILGVRTIFLYDAGAYIPYGLIVPIVASTTLPGPYRVPNYHCEFRAVFTNKTMVSPYRGAGRPHGVFVMERLLDRVARELRVDRAEVRRRNFIQPDEFPYDVGLIYQDNAPLRYDSGNYPACFDRALELIDYSGWDARQSTARAAGRLLGCGVACYVEGTGIGPYEGARITVEPSGRVFVATGVGTQGQGHLTTFAQIAADVLGVSPRDVTVRTGDTGLFGWGTGTFASRAATVAGNAVALAAKAVRDKARIVAASLLEAPPEEIELSNGNAFVRGVASRSVTLGALARAANPLRFAMPKEWEGPGLEAVRYFAPSQGAFSNGVHACVVEVDAETGGLTIERYVVVHDCGRVINPLILEGQIQGGVAQGLGGAFWEKLAYDDQAQPLSTTFMDYLLPTAAEMPPLAIAHLETPSPLNPLGVKGAGEAGVIPVAAVVVQAVEDALAPFGIHITEAPLSPSRLRQLIVEGRRSP from the coding sequence ATGAGCACGCGCTACTTCGGAGCCCGCGTCACGCGCAACGAAGATCCGGCTCTCCTCACCGGACGCGGCCTGTTCGTGGACGACGTGCGCCTGCCCGGCATGGTCCACGGCGCGGTCCTGCGGAGTCCGCACGCCCACGCGCGGCTCCGGCGCGTCGACGCGCGGCGGGCGCGGACTGCGCCGGGGGTGCTCGCGGTGTTCACGCACGCGGATCTCGGGACGCTCGGCGACCCGCTGCCGAAGCTCATCCCCCATCCCGCGCTGACGCACCAGAAGACCCAGCACGCGCTCGCGCCGGACACCGTGCGCTATGTCGGCGAACCCGTGGCGTTCGTCGTCGCGGAGAGCCGGTACGCCGCCGAGGATGCCTGCGACTTGATCGAGGTCGACTACACACCGCTTCCGGCCGCGGCCACGCTCGAGGCGGCGGCCGCGGCCGGCGCGCCGCGCGTGCATGACGACATGGACTCGAACATCTGCGCGCACTACACGCAGCGCGTCGGCGATGTCGACGCCGCGTTTGCCCAGGCCGCCCATCGCTTCCGCGAGCGCTTCGTCATCGATCGCGGCGCCTCGTGTCCGATGGAGACCCGCGGGGTCGTTGCGTCGTGGGACGCACGCACCCGCCGGCTGGACATCTGGGACAGCACCCAGGCGCCGATCCCGATCCGAAACGGACTCGCTCAGATGCTCGGCCTCGCCGAACAGGACGTCCGCGTTGTCGCCCCGGACGTCGGCGGCGGATTCGGCCCGAAGATCATGATGTTCTACCCGGAGGAGATCCTCGTCCCGTTCGCCGCGATGCGACTCGGGCGCGCGGTGAAGTGGATCGAGGACCGCCGCGAACACCTCGTCGCGACGAATCAGGAGCGGGAACAGATCCACGACGCCGAGATCGCCGTCGACTCCGACGGAGGAATCCTCGGCGTCCGAACGATTTTCTTGTACGACGCCGGCGCGTACATCCCGTATGGCCTGATCGTGCCGATCGTGGCGAGCACCACGCTACCGGGCCCGTACCGGGTCCCCAACTACCACTGCGAGTTTCGCGCCGTCTTCACGAACAAGACGATGGTCAGCCCCTACCGCGGCGCCGGACGTCCGCACGGGGTCTTCGTCATGGAGCGGTTGCTCGACCGCGTCGCGCGCGAACTCCGTGTGGATCGCGCCGAGGTGCGTCGGCGCAACTTCATTCAACCGGACGAGTTCCCGTACGACGTTGGGCTCATCTACCAGGATAACGCCCCACTGCGGTACGACAGCGGAAACTACCCGGCATGCTTCGACCGCGCGCTCGAACTGATCGACTACAGCGGCTGGGACGCGCGGCAGAGCACCGCGCGGGCCGCGGGCCGGTTGCTCGGGTGCGGCGTGGCGTGCTATGTGGAAGGGACCGGCATCGGTCCGTACGAGGGCGCCCGCATCACCGTCGAGCCCTCCGGACGCGTCTTCGTCGCCACGGGCGTGGGCACGCAGGGACAGGGACACCTGACCACGTTCGCCCAGATCGCCGCGGACGTGCTCGGCGTGTCGCCGCGGGACGTGACGGTGCGCACGGGCGACACGGGACTGTTCGGCTGGGGGACCGGGACCTTTGCGAGCCGCGCCGCGACCGTGGCCGGGAACGCTGTCGCCCTGGCGGCGAAGGCCGTCCGTGACAAGGCGCGCATCGTCGCCGCGTCGCTCCTGGAGGCGCCGCCCGAGGAGATCGAGCTCAGCAACGGGAACGCATTTGTACGCGGCGTGGCCAGCCGCTCCGTGACGCTGGGTGCCCTCGCCCGTGCCGCGAACCCGCTCCGGTTCGCGATGCCGAAGGAGTGGGAAGGTCCCGGGCTCGAGGCGGTCCGGTACTTCGCGCCGTCCCAGGGCGCGTTCAGCAACGGCGTGCACGCGTGCGTCGTCGAGGTGGACGCCGAGACGGGCGGGCTGACGATCGAGCGCTACGTCGTCGTCCACGACTGCGGGCGGGTGATCAACCCGTTGATCCTGGAGGGGCAGATCCAGGGGGGTGTCGCGCAGGGGCTCGGGGGCGCATTCTGGGAGAAGCTCGCCTACGACGACCAGGCCCAACCGCTCAGCACGACGTTCATGGACTACCTGCTGCCCACCGCCGCGGAGATGCCGCCGCTCGCCATCGCGCACCTGGAGACGCCGTCGCCGCTGAATCCTCTCGGCGTCAAGGGCGCCGGAGAAGCGGGCGTGATCCCCGTCGCCGCGGTGGTCGTGCAGGCCGTGGAGGACGCACTCGCTCCGTTTGGAATCCATATCACAGAGGCGCCGCTCAGCCCGAGCCGGCTGCGGCAGCTCATCGTCGAAGGCCGGAGGAGCCCATGA